The genomic DNA CGTTTTACCCGAGCAAATAACCGCGATTAATTCCTCCGCCGAACAGTTTCAGTTTGCTCAACGGATGCTCGAGTCGAGAAATCTTGTGCTCGATATTCGTCTCGAGAATATCGAACTCTTAAATAGAATCCCCGCGGCTAGCTACGATAAAATCATTTGCCTAGATAGCGCTTATTTCTTTCCTGATCGAAAGCGATTTACGCAAGAGACGTTTCGAATTCTCCGCTCGAACGGAATCTTTACTTCCGCGGAAATCATCTTGAACGACGAACCATTAAATTGGTGGAATGACTTATTCCGCAAAATCGTCTGCTCATTGGCGGGAATTCCGTCTTCAAATAGAATGACTACTGAGACTTTGAAGAATTTGTATTTTTCGATCGGCTTTCAGGAAGAATCGTTCGAATACATCGACGAATTCGTTTTTGACGGATTTGCGGAGTTTATTCGAAAAAATATCCGTTTCGAAAATTCGAAAGTGCCTAAGCAAATTGTTAAACGATATAATGATTTTGCCGACTTTCTTCGCTCGGATAAAAGACGAAAGTTTTTTCGTTATGCGATCTATAGTTTGAAAAAGCGGTAGAGCCTTAGGTTTTTACGTTAGACGATTCGACCCAATTCTTTACGTCTAAGGCCGTGGAAACTCCGGCTTCCAATAGCGGAATTCCATAGCGTGCGTAAGAACCGCAAAGCCATACTTTTCTTCCGGGCATATCCTGTAGTGCTTTCAATTCTCTTATCATTTCCTTTGAAGCCAAATCGATGACCGGCCGCTCGAATTTCGAACGACTTAAAATAGAATTGGGCTGAGGTTCGATTAAGGGATTCCAAGTTTGGAAAACAGGTTTGCCGCCCATTTCGGGCAAGACCTTATTCAATAAAATCGTCGCAGTCGCTCTCGAACCGTCCTTGGAAAGAGCGAAGCACATAGGCGCCCAATGCCTTTTTTGTTTCGGCATGAACTTAGGATCCGAATGCGTTACGACTTCTGAGGACTCGTATTTAAACGAAGAAAGCAATTCTTTCTCCCTTGAATGTTCGTCGGGAAGCATTGAAATCGCCTGATTCGCAGGAGCCGCAATCACGACTCGATCGAAATACTCTTCATGGTTATCGAAAAGTAATCGCACTTTATTTCCGTTTAATATGATTTGTTTCGGTTCGGAATTTAAAAGTATTTTAGAAGCTCGTGAAGCCAACCGATTCGTGATATCTCGAGTACCTTTTTCCGCAGTTAAAAATCGTAAAAATTTTAGACCTTTCGAATGATATCGAATCACGGCTTCCGCAGGATAATTCTTGGCGCTTTCGGAAGTGCAAGTATTAATGGTCGAGAACATAGGTATTAAATATTGGTCTTCGAAATCTCGAGAATACCGGAATTTATGCAAAAATTCGGAGATCGTTAACTGTTCTTCATTCAACGTTTCTAATTGAGTTCCCGATTCCTCGTAAAATCTCATCGCATCGGAAAATATTCTCCGAGATTTGGAATTGGAGAAGCAGGCTACGTAAGGTATCGGAAAAAAATTTCCTCCTAATGCAAAGGTGGAGAATCCGAAATACGTAGTCCCGTCTCCGTAGTTTAAGGAAAACGAATAGTCTACAGGTCTAACAGCGATGTCCGCCTCCTTAAATAAATCTAAGAGGCATGGATAATAATTCTTTTTAAAAGCTCGAAAAGGAACATCGATTCTAATCGATTTACCGTTCCAATCCAAATCGGTTCCGTGAGCGTCCATTCCGATAAGAGAATGTTTTTCGATTAATGTGACTTCGTGCTCTTTTCCCAAATACCAACAAGCACTGAGACCTGCTATTCCGCTACCTATGACTGCAATTTTCATTCGTAATTCACTATCTCAATGGAAAATGGAAATTCAAGGTAAAAGCTATCGATCCGGAAGAGGAACTACAAAAATAGGAACGAATCGTGTTGTTATTCCGCAATTTTAAGAACGGATCTCCCCTTTAGCACGCTCGAATCCGCTTCGAAGCTCGGCTTTGATTTCCTACAAAAGTCGATTATCCGAGAAAAATCCGCCGACGAAAATTCATTTAAGTCGTTTATCAAAGTACGAATTCTTGAATTTCCGAAAACGTAAGAATGCGGCGAAGAATATTACGAATTCCGCGCTTACATCTTCGAAGTCGGCGTTAATTTTTGCGTAATCGGAAGCGATGATTCTAACGGATCGGTTTTAGTTGGCAAATTCGAGGGGTCTTGGAACTCT from Leptospira fainei serovar Hurstbridge str. BUT 6 includes the following:
- a CDS encoding SAM-dependent methyltransferase — protein: MSSFFHRKVDAAPNTLTHLYLNGSGGTSWANLGYWKDTLDYPTACSDLAILTGQTAKLSSSDRLLDLGFGCGDQLLVWNRKFGVLPEQITAINSSAEQFQFAQRMLESRNLVLDIRLENIELLNRIPAASYDKIICLDSAYFFPDRKRFTQETFRILRSNGIFTSAEIILNDEPLNWWNDLFRKIVCSLAGIPSSNRMTTETLKNLYFSIGFQEESFEYIDEFVFDGFAEFIRKNIRFENSKVPKQIVKRYNDFADFLRSDKRRKFFRYAIYSLKKR
- a CDS encoding FAD-dependent oxidoreductase gives rise to the protein MKIAVIGSGIAGLSACWYLGKEHEVTLIEKHSLIGMDAHGTDLDWNGKSIRIDVPFRAFKKNYYPCLLDLFKEADIAVRPVDYSFSLNYGDGTTYFGFSTFALGGNFFPIPYVACFSNSKSRRIFSDAMRFYEESGTQLETLNEEQLTISEFLHKFRYSRDFEDQYLIPMFSTINTCTSESAKNYPAEAVIRYHSKGLKFLRFLTAEKGTRDITNRLASRASKILLNSEPKQIILNGNKVRLLFDNHEEYFDRVVIAAPANQAISMLPDEHSREKELLSSFKYESSEVVTHSDPKFMPKQKRHWAPMCFALSKDGSRATATILLNKVLPEMGGKPVFQTWNPLIEPQPNSILSRSKFERPVIDLASKEMIRELKALQDMPGRKVWLCGSYARYGIPLLEAGVSTALDVKNWVESSNVKT